GTGCTCGGGGACGCCGCGAAGGCGTTCGCCGCGGATGTGGCGGGCGGGGCGTTCCCCGCCGACGAGCACACCTTCCACTGACCTGATCGCGATCTTGCCGCGATCGGGCGGATTCCGGCCGAGCACGGTCTGACAGCCCTCCGGGGCGCTCCGGGCCCGGTCCGCTGAGCCACTCCCGGCACCAACGACAGCCCGCCGATCTTCCCCCGTCGGCGGGCTGTCGGCCGTGACCCGCCCGGCTGCGGACCGGGAACCGCGGAGATGGCGTGTCGGTGGGCTGTCGGCGGTCTGTCGGTGGCTTGTCGGTGGCGGCTGCCACGCTTCGGAACATGACGCGAAGCGACAAGAACGCCGTCGAGGTACGTGGCCTCGTGAAGCACTACGGCGAGACGAAAGCCCTGGACGGGGTCGACCTCGACGTCCGCGAAGGCACGGTGCTCGGGGTCCTCGGGCCGAACGGGGCGGGCAAGACCACACTGGTGCGCTGCCTCTCCACGCTCGTCGTCCCGGACGCCGGGCGTGCCACCGTCGCCGGTCTCGACGTGGTCCGGCAGCCGCGCAGGGTGCGCTGCACGATCGGGCTGACCGGACAGTACGCATCGGTGGACGAGAAGCTTCCGGGCTGGGAGAACCTCTACATGATCGGGCGGCTGCTCGATCTGTCGCGCAAGGACGCGCGGCACCGGGCCGACGAGCTGCTGGAGCGGTTCTCCCTCACGGACGCCGCCAAGCGGCCTGCCTCCACCTATTCCGGGGGTATGCGGCGCCGTCTGGACCTGGCGGCGTCGATGATCGGGCGGCCCGCCGTGCTCTACCTGGACGAGCCGACCACCGGGCTCGACCCTCGCACCCGCAACGAGGTGTGGGACGAGGTCCAGCGGATGGTCGCCGAGGGCGCCACCGTGCTGCTGACCACGCAGTACATGGAGGAGGCCGAGCAGCTGGCCGACGCACTGACGGTCATCGACCGCGGCCGGGTCATCGCCGAGGGCGCCGTCCGTGAGCTGAAGGCGAAGGTCGGCGGCCGGACCCTGCGGATCAGGCCCGCCGACCCGGCCGACCTGGTGCCGATGACGGCGGCGATCCGCGAGGCGGGACTCGACGGCATCGCGGGCGCACAGGCCGTACCGGACGACGGTGTGCTCTATGTGCCGATCCTCAGCGACGAACAACTGACCGCCGTGGTCGGGCTGCTGGGCGCCCGCGACCTCGCCATCGCCGATATCGGCACCGACCTGCCCAGCCTGGACGAGGTGTTCCTGGCCCTGACCGGTCAGAAGACGGCGTCCGTCACCGACACGATTCCCCAGGAGGTCGCGGCGTGAGCGCCACCACCGTCCCCCCTGTCACCCCCGTCGCACCGGGCAGCGCACAGGCGCTCGACGACGACAGCAGGATCGGACTGCGCGGCAATCTGCGCCATATCGGCGCGCTCGTCCGCCGCAATCTGCTGTGGATCCGGCAGGACCCGGAGTCCATGTTCGACGCGGTACTGATGCCGATCGTCTTCGCCCTGCTGTTCGTGTTCGTGTTCGGCGGCTCCGTCGGGGCGTCCCTGGGCGGCGACCGCGCCACGTACGTGGACTATGTGGTGCCCGGTC
This DNA window, taken from Streptomyces sp. SCSIO 30461, encodes the following:
- a CDS encoding ATP-binding cassette domain-containing protein; its protein translation is MTRSDKNAVEVRGLVKHYGETKALDGVDLDVREGTVLGVLGPNGAGKTTLVRCLSTLVVPDAGRATVAGLDVVRQPRRVRCTIGLTGQYASVDEKLPGWENLYMIGRLLDLSRKDARHRADELLERFSLTDAAKRPASTYSGGMRRRLDLAASMIGRPAVLYLDEPTTGLDPRTRNEVWDEVQRMVAEGATVLLTTQYMEEAEQLADALTVIDRGRVIAEGAVRELKAKVGGRTLRIRPADPADLVPMTAAIREAGLDGIAGAQAVPDDGVLYVPILSDEQLTAVVGLLGARDLAIADIGTDLPSLDEVFLALTGQKTASVTDTIPQEVAA